In Syngnathus scovelli strain Florida chromosome 12, RoL_Ssco_1.2, whole genome shotgun sequence, the genomic window TGCAGCTGCAGGATGTGCGGCGAGGGGAACACCTTGTTGCACAGCGGGCACATGAAGATCTGTGTGTGGGGCGGCGCCAGCATGTTGGACACGTAAGGCAGCAGAGCGCCGTCAGCCCCGCCGCCCGCTGACGCCTCGGCCGGAACCTCGTCGCCGGGCGGCTTGTCGTCGCGCTCCAGCTCCGACGCCAGTGAGGCCTCGCGCAGGGCTGACAGGTGCGCCTCCAGGCCCAGGCGCCGCTGCGCCGACAGGGGGCCCCCCACACCGCCATGCCCCGCCGTCTTGCCGCTGTGCTCCATGTCGTAGTCCCCGCCAGCCAGGTCCTCGTCCTCGTCCGATGCCGCGCTCCTCTCCACCTTTACCCTGATGGCTGGTGGGCTGCGGAGGCTGTCCGGCGGGGAGCCGCCGCCAAAGTAACCAGTGTGGTGGTTGACGACCACCGTGGGTTTGACAGACAAGTCCAAGACGCAGTCGGCAGCGTCGCTGGACAACCTGCTGCGGTGGCTTCGCGAGCGCTGTGACCTCTGCGAAAGGGATCCGGTGGAACTGGATGGGCTCCCAGCGGGCGACGCCGGCTTGACGTCGGCCTCGCCGTGGCACGGGCTGACTGGGGCCACCGCGGCCGGCGTTCCGGGCCTGTCAGCGGAAGGCATCCTCAGCcaaagcgccgccgccgccgtcttgCCCTCGTCCTCATCGTCACTCAggtcggcggcggcagcggcgggccGGCCCGGCGAGCCATCCGAGAAGCTGTCGGCCTTGTCGGAGCAGCTGGAGCCGGCGCCGTCGTCCTCGCGCCGCGTGCTGTCGGCCTCGGTGGCGGTGGCCTTGCGCTTGAGCCGCTTCTTGCACACCTTGACGATGTCGTACATGTGCAGGTAGGATGCGGCGGCCAGCACGTCCTCCACAGGCAGGTCCTGGAAGCGCAACTTGCCTTCGTACATGAACTCCAGCAGCAGCGAGAAGGCCGGCGCCGTTACAATGTCGCTGTTGAGGTGCACCACGTCGCGCTTGTCCAGCTGGTCCTTGTAGAAGAGGTGGAAGTACATGCTGCAGGAGGCCAACACGGCGCGGTGCGCGCGGAACTGCGCCTCGCCCACCAGCACCGTGGAGTCGCACAGGAAGCCCTGGTGCCGCTGCTCGCTCAGACACTGGAGCAAATGTCGGCTGTGGTCGGGAAACTCCATCCTGCTGTCCTCATAACCTGCACAGACCATCAGAAaatgattttatattatttGGGTTTTACGTACACTGAGCACGGCCATCTTCTGTTTAAATGGCTGCCTTAACTTTAGTGTATTTGATTACCAGAGTGTCCAATAATCCAACACACTCTCGTCATAAATTATTATTCTCATTGAATTAGAAAATAgagaaaaatagaaataaaattccATATAGTTGAAtcccaaaaatgaaaataaaaatctaattttGCTCATCTGTTCAACATTCAACACTTAGAGTACAGtggaaaataaatgaattgaaaaaattaaaaatataataaaatcagATTGCGCTCTTGTCTAGTCAACACTTGGGTGGCTCCGCAACCAGGAGTTCTACTCATTAAATTAGGATAGGTTGGAAAATGTAATTTCTTTCTGTGGTTCATTTCAATTAGTGGAAAAAATATcgaattattattatgattattaataTTATCTGGCACTCAGCATTGTACAAGTGcttctaaataaatttgaatatcGTGTGAAATGGAATTCATTATATATAGCAGTTCGAACCAGAGAGTGACAGAAGTTGAATTTGCTCTTGTCGACAGTCATGCTCCGTGTAAATGAATGTTGTGGGAAATGTCAAAAATGATGTTAGACCTTAATATGAATAGTGTGGAAAAATATATTCATGGACAAAAATCAAATCGTCCTCCAGTGCCACAAGGCGTATCTCGGAAAAATTCACCCATTGCGGCACACATCAGCGGGTCAgctcaaaaagaaaatattgcaaGATTGGATTTTTCATCATTTTGAATGAAAACTGCAAATTCACCATCTCAACAAATTGGAACCTGACGCAAGAAACAatccaaatatttttcaaatacaAATGAGCTACTTTTAAAAAGAACTTCCAAAGTCAGGGAGCCCAAACCAaagattattattaatttttttgcaaAGTAAAATCCATCCAAGTGTGCTGCACATTCCTTCCTGGCATGCGGCAATATTGGCGCTGCCTGCTCTTTTGTGCGGCGTGGCCCGCCGCTGCTCCTACGCTGGTTATTTTTATGAGCCCACTTTGGCCCGGCTTGCCACGGCTCGCCTTTTAGGTAACCGGCTTTCCACAACAAACGCACCTACCTAAGCGTCACCTCCACCCGCGCACGGCTTGACAAAACTCCAGCGAGCCCCCCACCGCCCCCGGCGGGCCCCCATTTTACAAAGACCCACCTGTTAACCACGTCGCTTTGTCCCTCCTGAGAAAATACAtgccgctcactcgctcgctggcTTTTCTGACGCTGCTCGTTAGCCCGAACGCTTAAATGGCCTCATTTGAATGAAGCCTCGGTAAGAAtggacgagtgtgtgcgccgtgtGCGCGACTTTTAATGAGGGGCAGGGGAGGGGGTGTGTAatggaggggggcggggggggcttACAGGGACAAGGGTGAATTAGCCCCTCCTCGAGACACGCTCCCAAGACGTGGTCTTACGAGAAAAACCTTCgcacatcctcctcctcctctgcccaGAAGAAGAAGATTTACGATACAATCACTGTAAGTGCCCCGCTCGTCACAGCATCAATCCTAATCCTTAAGATGCCTAAAAATAAAGACGCGGGCATGGACCGGTCCCGTCCCGGCTCAGGGGGGGTCCGGGGACGGACGGCGAgaaaggcaggcgggcgggcgtgcggggagggggtgagcgagaggggaggggggtggggggcttaGCCACATCTGATCCAGCTGACGGGGGCCATATGGCAGCTGCTAGCCAGATAAAGAGATTAAGACGAGCGGCGAGTGCGATTACAGCTGTCTAGCCAATTCGGACAGCGCAAAGCTGCAACTTCAAAATTAGGCTCTTCTGCGCCGGCCGGGGTGAGCGTGAGCGCTCGCACCCGGCCGCTGCTTTCGAGAATAAATAAAAGTCGCGCCGTTGGAAGAAACTCGTGTTTTGACATTTCACAGCCGCACGCTTCATGCGGATAACGTGATAAGGGGTGCGCTCTCAAAGAATTATACAGTATAAGTCTGACTTCCAGTCCATGCTCAAGCAATTATTTTA contains:
- the zbtb18 gene encoding zinc finger and BTB domain-containing protein 18 isoform X1; translated protein: MYFLRRDKATWLTGYEDSRMEFPDHSRHLLQCLSEQRHQGFLCDSTVLVGEAQFRAHRAVLASCSMYFHLFYKDQLDKRDVVHLNSDIVTAPAFSLLLEFMYEGKLRFQDLPVEDVLAAASYLHMYDIVKVCKKRLKRKATATEADSTRREDDGAGSSCSDKADSFSDGSPGRPAAAAADLSDDEDEGKTAAAALWLRMPSADRPGTPAAVAPVSPCHGEADVKPASPAGSPSSSTGSLSQRSQRSRSHRSRLSSDAADCVLDLSVKPTVVVNHHTGYFGGGSPPDSLRSPPAIRVKVERSAASDEDEDLAGGDYDMEHSGKTAGHGGVGGPLSAQRRLGLEAHLSALREASLASELERDDKPPGDEVPAEASAGGGADGALLPYVSNMLAPPHTQIFMCPLCNKVFPSPHILQLHLSSHFREQEGVRSKPAGGDVNVPTCTICSKTFSCMYTLKRHERTHSGEKPYTCATCGKSFQYSHNLSRHAVVHTREKPHACKWCERRFTQSGDLYRHIRKFHCELVNSLSVKSEPLALPNVRDWAIEDSSQELWK
- the zbtb18 gene encoding zinc finger and BTB domain-containing protein 18 isoform X2 — encoded protein: MRTAAGYEDSRMEFPDHSRHLLQCLSEQRHQGFLCDSTVLVGEAQFRAHRAVLASCSMYFHLFYKDQLDKRDVVHLNSDIVTAPAFSLLLEFMYEGKLRFQDLPVEDVLAAASYLHMYDIVKVCKKRLKRKATATEADSTRREDDGAGSSCSDKADSFSDGSPGRPAAAAADLSDDEDEGKTAAAALWLRMPSADRPGTPAAVAPVSPCHGEADVKPASPAGSPSSSTGSLSQRSQRSRSHRSRLSSDAADCVLDLSVKPTVVVNHHTGYFGGGSPPDSLRSPPAIRVKVERSAASDEDEDLAGGDYDMEHSGKTAGHGGVGGPLSAQRRLGLEAHLSALREASLASELERDDKPPGDEVPAEASAGGGADGALLPYVSNMLAPPHTQIFMCPLCNKVFPSPHILQLHLSSHFREQEGVRSKPAGGDVNVPTCTICSKTFSCMYTLKRHERTHSGEKPYTCATCGKSFQYSHNLSRHAVVHTREKPHACKWCERRFTQSGDLYRHIRKFHCELVNSLSVKSEPLALPNVRDWAIEDSSQELWK
- the zbtb18 gene encoding zinc finger and BTB domain-containing protein 18 isoform X3, with the protein product MEFPDHSRHLLQCLSEQRHQGFLCDSTVLVGEAQFRAHRAVLASCSMYFHLFYKDQLDKRDVVHLNSDIVTAPAFSLLLEFMYEGKLRFQDLPVEDVLAAASYLHMYDIVKVCKKRLKRKATATEADSTRREDDGAGSSCSDKADSFSDGSPGRPAAAAADLSDDEDEGKTAAAALWLRMPSADRPGTPAAVAPVSPCHGEADVKPASPAGSPSSSTGSLSQRSQRSRSHRSRLSSDAADCVLDLSVKPTVVVNHHTGYFGGGSPPDSLRSPPAIRVKVERSAASDEDEDLAGGDYDMEHSGKTAGHGGVGGPLSAQRRLGLEAHLSALREASLASELERDDKPPGDEVPAEASAGGGADGALLPYVSNMLAPPHTQIFMCPLCNKVFPSPHILQLHLSSHFREQEGVRSKPAGGDVNVPTCTICSKTFSCMYTLKRHERTHSGEKPYTCATCGKSFQYSHNLSRHAVVHTREKPHACKWCERRFTQSGDLYRHIRKFHCELVNSLSVKSEPLALPNVRDWAIEDSSQELWK